One Streptomyces lincolnensis genomic region harbors:
- a CDS encoding winged helix-turn-helix transcriptional regulator, producing the protein MAAPKDPRPCSIADTLALVGEKYSLLVLREVCLGNGRFDQLVRNIGAPRDVLATRLRRLVAAGILTKHLYSERPQRFEYRPTRAGLELEPVLLTLMAWGDRHLRQDDDRPMVVEHSCHHELTPVVTCAACGEPLSHEDLTAHPQSPGWTVTGPTAA; encoded by the coding sequence ATGGCCGCTCCCAAGGACCCGCGCCCCTGCTCGATCGCCGACACCCTGGCGCTCGTCGGCGAGAAGTACTCCCTGCTCGTCCTGCGCGAGGTGTGCCTGGGCAACGGACGCTTCGACCAGCTCGTGCGCAACATCGGCGCCCCGCGCGACGTCCTGGCCACCCGGCTGCGCCGGCTGGTCGCCGCCGGGATCCTGACCAAGCACCTCTACAGCGAGCGGCCGCAGCGCTTCGAGTACCGGCCCACCCGGGCGGGACTGGAACTGGAGCCGGTTCTGCTGACCCTCATGGCGTGGGGCGACCGCCATCTCCGCCAGGACGACGACCGCCCGATGGTGGTCGAACACAGCTGCCACCACGAACTGACCCCCGTCGTCACCTGCGCGGCCTGCGGCGAACCGCTCTCCCACGAGGACCTGACGGCCCACCCGCAGTCCCCCGGCTGGACGGTGACGGGACCGACGGCGGCCTAA
- a CDS encoding spermidine synthase — MTESLPVARAVDHGFAKLMPDVDRARAWLLTVDGAPQSYVDLDDPAHLEFEYARRLGHVLDIVAEEGRPLDVLHLGGGALTLPRYVAVTRPGSRQDVVEADRGLLELVLEHLPWPEGSGIAVHAADARAWLETAPADAADVLVADVFGGSRVPAHLTSVAYAGEVERVLRGDGVYLANLADAVPFAFLRSQLATFATRFEELALIAEPGVLRGRRFGNAVLVASHRPVDLPALARLTASDAFPARVEHGAGLRDFVAGASPVRDEDAVPSPEPPAGAFGIG, encoded by the coding sequence GTGACCGAATCCTTGCCCGTCGCCCGTGCCGTCGATCATGGGTTCGCCAAGTTGATGCCCGATGTCGATCGAGCGCGGGCCTGGCTGCTCACGGTCGACGGGGCGCCGCAGTCGTACGTCGATCTGGATGATCCGGCGCATCTGGAGTTCGAGTACGCGCGGCGGCTCGGGCATGTGCTCGACATCGTCGCCGAGGAGGGCCGGCCGCTGGACGTGCTGCATCTCGGCGGGGGCGCGCTCACCCTGCCCCGGTATGTGGCCGTCACGCGGCCCGGCTCGCGGCAGGACGTGGTCGAGGCCGACCGGGGACTGCTGGAGCTGGTCCTGGAACACCTGCCGTGGCCCGAGGGCTCGGGCATCGCCGTGCACGCGGCGGATGCCCGGGCCTGGCTGGAAACCGCGCCCGCCGACGCCGCCGACGTCCTGGTCGCCGATGTCTTCGGCGGGTCCCGTGTCCCGGCGCACCTGACATCCGTCGCCTACGCCGGGGAGGTCGAGCGGGTCCTGCGCGGCGACGGGGTCTACCTGGCCAACCTCGCCGACGCCGTGCCCTTCGCCTTCCTGCGGTCCCAACTGGCCACCTTCGCCACACGGTTCGAGGAACTCGCGCTGATCGCCGAACCGGGCGTACTGCGCGGACGCCGGTTCGGCAACGCGGTGCTCGTCGCCTCCCACCGTCCGGTGGACCTGCCCGCCCTGGCCCGGCTCACCGCCTCCGACGCCTTCCCGGCCCGGGTCGAACACGGGGCGGGACTGCGGGACTTCGTCGCGGGCGCGAGCCCGGTGCGGGACGAGGACGCCGTGCCGTCACCCGAGCCTCCTGCCGGGGCGTTCGGCATCGGCTGA
- the tuf gene encoding elongation factor Tu, which translates to MPKTAYVRTKPHLNIGTMGHVDHGKTTLTAAITKVLADRGAGTFVPFDRIDRAPEEAARGITINIAHVEYETDTRHYAHVDMPGHADYVKNMVTGAAQLDGAILVVSALDGIMPQTAEHVLLARQVGVNHVVVALNKADAGDEELIDLVELEVRDLLTEHGYGGDAVPVVRVSGLKALEGDPRWTASVEALLDAVDTYVPMPERYLDAPFLMPVENVLTITGRGTVVTGAVERGTVRMGDRVDVLGASVESVVIGLETFGKPMEEAQAGDNVALLLRGVPRDAVRRGHVVAAPGSVKPRRRFSAQVYVLSTREGGRTTPVSTGYRPQFYIRTADVVGDVDLGDIAVARPGDTVTMTVELGREVPLEPGLGFAIREGGRTVGAGTVTAVE; encoded by the coding sequence ATGCCCAAGACGGCATACGTCCGCACCAAACCGCATCTCAACATCGGCACGATGGGTCACGTCGACCACGGCAAGACCACCCTGACCGCCGCCATCACCAAGGTCCTCGCCGACCGCGGCGCCGGCACCTTCGTGCCCTTCGACCGCATCGACCGGGCCCCCGAGGAGGCCGCGCGGGGCATCACCATCAACATCGCGCACGTCGAGTACGAGACGGACACCCGGCACTACGCCCACGTGGACATGCCGGGCCACGCCGACTACGTCAAGAACATGGTCACCGGGGCCGCGCAGCTCGACGGGGCGATCCTCGTCGTCTCCGCGCTCGACGGGATCATGCCGCAGACCGCCGAGCACGTACTGCTCGCCCGCCAGGTGGGCGTGAACCACGTCGTCGTCGCCCTCAACAAGGCCGACGCGGGCGACGAGGAGCTCATCGACCTGGTCGAGCTGGAGGTGCGCGACCTGCTCACCGAGCACGGCTACGGCGGGGACGCCGTGCCCGTCGTACGGGTCTCCGGGCTGAAGGCCCTCGAAGGGGACCCGCGGTGGACGGCGTCCGTCGAGGCGCTGCTCGACGCGGTGGACACCTACGTGCCCATGCCCGAGCGGTATCTGGACGCGCCGTTCCTGATGCCCGTGGAGAACGTGCTCACCATCACCGGCCGGGGGACGGTGGTGACCGGCGCGGTCGAGCGCGGCACCGTGCGGATGGGGGACCGCGTCGACGTCCTCGGTGCCTCGGTGGAGAGCGTGGTCATCGGCCTGGAGACCTTCGGCAAGCCCATGGAGGAGGCGCAGGCCGGGGACAACGTGGCCCTGCTGCTGCGCGGGGTGCCCCGGGACGCGGTGCGGCGGGGGCATGTCGTGGCGGCGCCGGGGAGTGTGAAGCCGCGGCGGCGGTTCTCGGCGCAGGTGTACGTGCTGTCCACGCGTGAGGGCGGGCGCACGACGCCCGTCTCCACGGGGTACCGGCCGCAGTTCTACATCCGGACGGCGGATGTGGTGGGCGACGTCGACCTCGGTGACATCGCGGTCGCCCGGCCTGGTGACACGGTGACGATGACCGTGGAGTTGGGGCGGGAGGTGCCGTTGGAGCCGGGGCTGGGGTTCGCCATCCGTGAGGGTGGGCGGACCGTCGGTGCGGGCACCGTGACAGCCGTCGAGTGA
- a CDS encoding TVP38/TMEM64 family protein has translation MLDATTRSGGTATASPPASASELAVAVPAADLAVPAPSGFAARCTRVLLSPWSRLSLLFALLAGAASAVLLFEPQRLLADGWPPQLGGAAAALVFAAAYGLCTVAFVPRPLLNLAAGALFGSQLGTGAAIAGTVIGAGIAFTLGRVLGQDALRPLLRGRWLKAADGQLSRHGFRSMLAARLFPGVPFWAANYCASVSRMGYVPFLLATALGSIPNTAAYVVAGARASTPTSPAFLIAMACIALPALAGAVVAWRKRHVLRGH, from the coding sequence ATGCTCGATGCCACCACCCGCTCTGGCGGCACCGCCACGGCCTCTCCCCCGGCCTCCGCCTCGGAACTCGCCGTCGCCGTCCCCGCCGCGGACCTCGCCGTCCCGGCTCCGTCGGGCTTCGCCGCGCGCTGCACGAGAGTACTGCTGTCCCCCTGGTCGCGGCTGTCCCTGCTGTTCGCCCTGCTCGCGGGTGCCGCCTCGGCCGTCCTGCTCTTCGAACCGCAGCGGCTGCTGGCCGACGGCTGGCCGCCGCAGCTCGGCGGGGCCGCGGCGGCGCTGGTGTTCGCGGCAGCGTACGGGCTGTGCACGGTCGCCTTCGTGCCCCGCCCGCTGCTCAACCTGGCGGCGGGCGCGCTCTTCGGCTCGCAGCTCGGCACCGGCGCGGCGATCGCGGGCACGGTGATCGGTGCCGGTATCGCCTTCACGCTCGGCCGGGTGCTCGGCCAGGACGCGCTGCGGCCGCTGCTGCGGGGGCGCTGGCTGAAGGCCGCGGACGGGCAGCTCAGCCGGCACGGCTTCCGCTCGATGCTGGCGGCGCGGCTGTTCCCCGGTGTGCCGTTCTGGGCCGCGAACTACTGCGCCTCCGTCTCCCGCATGGGCTATGTGCCGTTCCTGCTCGCGACGGCGCTCGGGTCGATCCCGAACACCGCCGCGTACGTCGTCGCCGGCGCCCGTGCCTCGACGCCGACCTCGCCGGCCTTCCTGATCGCGATGGCCTGCATCGCGCTGCCGGCGCTGGCGGGCGCGGTGGTGGCCTGGCGCAAGAGGCACGTCCTGCGCGGCCACTGA
- a CDS encoding nuclear transport factor 2 family protein — MTQRVELATVMDRLAVDELITDYATAVDDGDWEAYRGLFTPDGRADYRSAGGIEGEPARVADWLAESMRLFSMRQHLIVNRRLRFGLHDQDTGDTVRVRADYVNPMRLAEDEGAAPDFVCGGRYAFGLLRTHDGWRLREVVVQEKWRRLPSPAPAPVIN; from the coding sequence ATGACGCAGCGTGTGGAGCTAGCCACCGTGATGGACCGACTGGCCGTCGACGAACTGATCACCGACTACGCGACAGCCGTGGACGACGGCGACTGGGAGGCGTACCGAGGTCTGTTCACCCCCGACGGGCGGGCGGACTACCGCTCGGCCGGCGGCATAGAGGGCGAACCCGCCAGGGTCGCCGACTGGCTCGCGGAGAGCATGCGGCTGTTCTCGATGCGCCAGCATCTGATCGTCAACCGCCGGCTCCGCTTCGGCCTCCACGACCAGGACACCGGCGACACGGTCCGCGTCCGTGCCGACTACGTCAACCCCATGCGCCTCGCCGAGGACGAAGGCGCCGCGCCCGACTTCGTCTGCGGCGGCCGCTACGCCTTCGGGCTGCTGCGCACCCACGACGGCTGGCGGCTGCGCGAAGTCGTCGTACAGGAGAAGTGGCGGCGCCTGCCGAGTCCCGCTCCGGCACCTGTGATCAACTGA
- a CDS encoding undecaprenyl-diphosphate phosphatase yields the protein MSWFESLILGLVQGLTEFLPVSSSAHLRLTAAFSGWKDPGAAFTAITQIGTEAAVLIYFRKDIGRIISAWVRSLTNKEMRRDHDAQMGWLVIVGSIPIGVLGVTLKDQIEGPFRDLRITATMLIVIGIVIGIADRMAARDENGGRHRAAKERKSLEDLSVKDGLIFGLCQACALVPGVSRSGATISGGLFMGYQREAAARYSFLLAIPAVLASGLFELKDAMESDHVSWGPTIFATIIAFVVGYAVIAWFMKFISTKSFMPFVWYRIALGIVIIVLVTTGALSPHAAESAG from the coding sequence ATGTCTTGGTTTGAATCCCTCATCCTCGGACTCGTCCAGGGGCTGACCGAGTTCCTCCCCGTCTCCTCCAGCGCGCACCTGCGGCTGACCGCGGCCTTCTCGGGCTGGAAGGACCCGGGAGCGGCCTTCACGGCGATCACCCAGATCGGCACCGAGGCGGCCGTCCTGATCTACTTCCGCAAGGACATCGGGCGGATCATCTCGGCCTGGGTCCGGTCGCTCACCAACAAGGAGATGCGCCGGGACCACGACGCCCAGATGGGCTGGCTGGTGATCGTCGGCTCGATCCCGATCGGCGTCCTCGGAGTGACGCTCAAGGACCAGATCGAGGGCCCCTTCCGCGATCTGCGGATCACCGCCACGATGCTGATCGTGATCGGCATCGTCATCGGCATCGCCGACCGGATGGCTGCCCGTGACGAGAACGGCGGCCGGCACCGCGCGGCCAAGGAGCGCAAGTCGCTCGAGGACCTGAGCGTCAAGGACGGCCTGATCTTCGGTCTCTGCCAGGCCTGCGCCCTCGTCCCGGGCGTCTCCCGCTCCGGCGCCACCATCAGCGGCGGCCTGTTCATGGGCTACCAGCGTGAGGCCGCGGCCCGCTACTCCTTCCTCCTCGCCATTCCGGCGGTGCTCGCCTCCGGCCTGTTCGAGCTCAAGGACGCGATGGAGAGCGACCACGTCTCCTGGGGTCCGACGATCTTCGCCACGATCATCGCCTTCGTGGTCGGATACGCCGTCATCGCGTGGTTCATGAAGTTCATCTCGACGAAGAGCTTCATGCCCTTCGTCTGGTACCGCATCGCCCTCGGCATCGTCATCATCGTGCTGGTCACGACGGGTGCGCTGAGCCCCCACGCGGCCGAGTCGGCGGGCTGA
- a CDS encoding thiolase family protein, which translates to MRDAVIVEAVRTPVGKGKPNGALAHVHPVELLAHTLRTLVERSGVDPALIDDVIGGTVDQVGEQAMNTTRYAVLSAGFPESVPATTVDRQCGSSQQAVHFAAQGVMAGAYDLVVACGVESMSRVPMWSNVPPGKDPFGPGVAERYRDGVVPQGISAELIAAKWSLTREQLDAFAVSSHHKAAAAWDAGLFDTEVAPLDGVTRDECVRPGSTPETLAGLKPAYYDPAYAERFPQIEWNVTAGNASPVNDGASAVLITSGETAARLGLRPLARLHSFAVTGSDPILMLTGVVPATEKVLRRAGLSLDDIDLFEVNEAFSSVVLAWRQETGADLDKVNVHGGAIALGHPLGASGTRLTTTLVHAMRERGARYGLQTMCEAGGLANAMILEAV; encoded by the coding sequence ATGCGTGACGCAGTCATCGTCGAAGCCGTACGCACCCCCGTGGGCAAGGGCAAGCCGAACGGCGCCCTCGCCCACGTGCACCCCGTCGAACTCCTCGCCCACACCCTGCGCACTCTCGTCGAGCGCTCCGGCGTCGACCCGGCGCTGATCGACGACGTCATCGGCGGCACCGTCGACCAGGTCGGCGAACAGGCCATGAACACCACCCGCTACGCCGTCCTGTCGGCGGGCTTCCCGGAGTCGGTCCCCGCGACCACGGTCGACCGCCAGTGCGGCTCCTCCCAGCAGGCCGTGCACTTCGCGGCACAGGGCGTCATGGCGGGTGCGTACGACCTCGTGGTCGCCTGCGGTGTGGAGTCGATGAGCCGGGTGCCGATGTGGTCGAACGTGCCGCCCGGCAAGGACCCCTTCGGCCCCGGGGTCGCCGAGCGCTACCGGGACGGCGTCGTCCCGCAGGGCATCAGCGCCGAACTCATCGCCGCCAAGTGGTCCCTGACCCGCGAGCAGTTGGACGCCTTCGCGGTCTCCTCGCACCACAAGGCCGCGGCGGCCTGGGACGCCGGCCTGTTCGACACCGAGGTCGCCCCTCTGGACGGCGTCACCCGCGACGAGTGCGTACGGCCGGGCAGCACCCCCGAGACCCTCGCCGGACTGAAGCCCGCCTACTACGACCCCGCCTACGCCGAGCGCTTCCCGCAGATCGAGTGGAACGTGACCGCGGGCAACGCCAGCCCGGTCAACGACGGCGCCTCGGCCGTGCTCATCACCTCCGGCGAGACGGCGGCCCGCCTCGGCCTGCGCCCCCTCGCACGGCTGCACAGCTTCGCCGTCACCGGCTCCGACCCGATCCTCATGCTCACCGGTGTCGTCCCGGCCACGGAGAAGGTGCTGCGCCGGGCGGGTCTCTCCCTGGACGACATCGACCTGTTCGAGGTCAACGAGGCGTTCTCCAGCGTCGTGCTCGCCTGGCGGCAGGAGACCGGCGCCGACCTGGACAAGGTCAACGTGCACGGCGGGGCGATAGCCCTCGGCCACCCGCTCGGCGCGAGCGGCACCCGGCTGACGACGACCCTCGTGCACGCGATGCGGGAACGCGGGGCGCGGTACGGCCTTCAGACGATGTGCGAGGCGGGCGGACTCGCCAACGCGATGATCCTGGAAGCTGTGTAG
- a CDS encoding DUF4291 domain-containing protein — protein MNDQSVSTVGQEPKYRVRARHTESTITVYQAYRPEIGGPAARTGRFPSSWKRDRMTWIKPSFLWMMYRCGWGTKEGQETVLAVEISRSGFQWALRNACLSHHVPELHGDQAAWKRRLRDAPARVQWDPERDLHLNPLPYRSLQLGLAGEATARYADEWIVGIEDVTPLAAEIHARVRAGEPERAAQLLPEERPYPLDPGALGHLGA, from the coding sequence GTGAACGATCAGTCAGTCAGTACCGTCGGGCAGGAGCCCAAGTACCGTGTGCGCGCCCGCCATACGGAGTCCACGATCACCGTCTACCAGGCCTACCGCCCGGAGATCGGCGGCCCGGCCGCCCGCACCGGCCGCTTCCCGTCGTCCTGGAAGCGCGACCGCATGACCTGGATCAAGCCGTCGTTCCTGTGGATGATGTACCGCTGCGGATGGGGCACGAAGGAGGGTCAGGAGACCGTCCTCGCCGTCGAGATCAGCCGGTCGGGGTTCCAGTGGGCCCTGCGCAACGCGTGTCTGTCCCACCACGTGCCCGAGCTGCACGGTGACCAGGCCGCCTGGAAGCGCCGGTTGAGGGATGCACCCGCGCGGGTGCAGTGGGACCCGGAACGGGACCTGCACCTGAACCCGCTGCCGTACCGGTCCCTTCAGCTGGGGCTCGCGGGCGAGGCCACGGCCCGGTACGCGGACGAGTGGATCGTGGGCATCGAGGACGTGACGCCTCTGGCCGCGGAGATCCACGCACGGGTGCGGGCGGGTGAACCGGAGCGCGCGGCACAGCTGTTGCCCGAGGAGCGGCCGTATCCCCTGGACCCGGGTGCGCTGGGCCACCTGGGGGCATGA